The following proteins come from a genomic window of Macadamia integrifolia cultivar HAES 741 chromosome 14, SCU_Mint_v3, whole genome shotgun sequence:
- the LOC122060695 gene encoding uncharacterized protein LOC122060695, protein MAFLNGLVDDGLDLDHDPGGGRPPDRGRQLRLTDFWKPNSKDASEAGREETELQSKEDMGTKVDDSRHQKDRGDGVKTFSTVVGKALPDVEQLPEPIHAGSHTKIIIPQEAYEERLEKFKFALIGWANFRFLSLNDIRKAAGEGWNLKGIISLSPMGKCFILFQFELEGDMSAIWRRNLIKVRGQFIRFQRSKPDFDVHAVNNPTKLVWIRFPDLPLEYWHKKILLTMAKGAGRPVALDKRTRSAAMGNFARVQVEVIIGDKRVEEIQVEKATRNGRGFLV, encoded by the coding sequence ATGGCATTTTTGAATGGCTTGGTGGATGATGGTTTAGATCTGGATCACGACCCAGGGGGAGGAAGACCGCCGGATAGGGGCAGGCAACTACGCCTTACTGATTTCTGGAAACCTAACTCAAAGGATGCATCAGAAGCGGGTAGAGAAGAAACTGAGCTTCAATCCAAAGAAGATATGGGTACTAAGGTGGATGACAGCAGACATCAGAAAGATAGAGGGGATGGTGTGAAAACTTTTTCTACGGTCGTGGGTAAGGCCCTACCAGACGTGGAGCAGTTGCCGGAACCAATACATGCTGGGTCGCACACCAAGATTATCATCCCTCAGGAGGCATATGAGGAGAGGCTGGAAAAATTCAAGTTTGCTTTGATAGGTTGGGCAAACTTCAGATTTCTGTCTTTGAATGATATTCGTAAAGCTGCAGGAGAGGGATGGAATTTGAAGGGGATAATTTCCTTGTCTCCTATGGGGAAATGTTTCATCTTATTCCAGTTTGAGTTGGAAGGAGATATGTCTGCCATTTGGAGAAGGAACCTAATCAAGGTTAGAGGACAATTTATTCGCTTCCAACGTTCGAAACCAGATTTTGATGTGCATGCGGTGAACAACCCAACCAAACTGGTGTGGATCAGATTTCCAGACCTTCCCCTGGAATACTGGCATAAGAAGATCCTGTTGACAATGGCCAAGGGGGCAGGAAGACCTGTGGCCCTGGACAAACGCACCAGATCGGCGGCAATGGGGAATTTTGCACGCGTTCAGGTAGAAGTGATAATTGGGGATAAAAGAGTGGAAGAGATTCAGGTGGAAAAAGCAACCAGGAACGGGAgaggttttttggtttaa